Genomic segment of Pseudoalteromonas sp. NC201:
CAACGTGCCACAAGGTAATTTCTTAGAGCAGTCAGATGTAGATAAACTTCGCGTGCAGATGACCAGAGAGCAAGTGCTATATGTGCTAGGTACACCGCTTGCTAAAGATACTTTTAACAACAATATCTGGCATTACCAGTACGTATTTAATATTGATAGAGACTCAGAGGTCAGAAAGTCATTTAGCGTTTATTTCGAAAATGACAAACTAGTTCGCGTGAGCGGCGACTTCGAAGAGCCGGAAGAATTTAACACCCCTTTAGACTCGTAAAGTCAAAGGGCACACATTGTTTCGTAGTCAAAGGGGAAAGGTATTTCCCCTTTTTTAATTAGCCTGAGGTTTGGATAAGGAATGAGCTAACTCATTGTTTTTAATACCACATTAAATTATACCCTTATCTAGCCAGAGAGTTTTAGGGATAACACCGCTTCCGCGTCCTGCTCTCGCTAAGGTACCTACATCCTGTAGGCAAGGCGAATTTACGCACCAATAGTTGGCTATTGGAAGTGAATTCAACGCAGTTAGCGCTAAAACTGGCTGCTAGAAAGGCATTAACTATCCGAAGTTCAGGTTAATTATTCCTTATCTCCTAAAGAGACAGGTCGCCCACCGGTAACTTTGCTTGCACGGCCCTCTTCTTTTGCTTTTTCCGCACGGCGTCTGCGCGCCTCTTTTGGGTCTGCGATTAATGGACGATAGATCTCTATTCTGTCACCGTCACTCACTACTTGATGTAATTTTACTGTGCGATTCCAGATCCCAAGCGTCAAGTCATTCGCATCTATCTCTGGGCATCTTTCTAATATCCCTGACTGTAGTACCGCTTGCTCAGCTGACGTCCCCTCAGGCACATCAACCGACAATGACGTCGCGCTGTCAGGCAATGCAAATACCACTTCAACCTTTATCATCATCTCGCTCCGTAAACAATTTTGGCTCGCTGGGTAAACGCAGATACCATATTCTTGGCCACTTCATTGAATAGCTTGCCAAACGCCATCTCAATTAATTTGCTCGCAAATTCAAACTCTAATTTTAAACTCACCTTACAAGCCTGTTCATCAAGCGCGGTAAATTCCCAATAACCATTTAAAGACTTAAATGGTCCATCTACTAGGCACATTTTTACTCGATTGCCGTCAAATTCATTTTTTGTGGTAAACCACTTTTTTAGGCCGGCTTTCGAAATTTCTAGACTCGCGGTCATCCCTTGATCATCATTGCTGATAACTTTTGCATCTGAGCAATGCGGTAGAAATGCGGGATAAGCGTCAACATCATTGACCAATTCAAACATTTCCTTGGTGCTATACATCACCAAAGCACTTTTTTCTATCTGTGGCATAGACACTCCAAATCTTAATACAAGGATTTTACCAAGGTTTTGCAGATTTATCTTGTTTGCAGCCACTGACTAAGTAAAAATACGTCACATTAATGAAAAAGCGCTGTCTTAAAACAGGATTTATAGGTAGACTAAGCCATTATGGCAAAGAAAAATTCAAGTAAATCAAATAGCAATACCATAGCGCTAAATAAAAAAGCGCGTCATGAGTATTCACTACATGAAAAGTTCGAAGCAGGTATCGAATTACAAGGCTGGGAAGTAAAAAGTATCCGCGCCGGTAAAGTCAATATCTCAGAT
This window contains:
- a CDS encoding RnfH family protein yields the protein MIKVEVVFALPDSATSLSVDVPEGTSAEQAVLQSGILERCPEIDANDLTLGIWNRTVKLHQVVSDGDRIEIYRPLIADPKEARRRRAEKAKEEGRASKVTGGRPVSLGDKE
- a CDS encoding outer membrane protein assembly factor BamE, encoding MLSNKTLSVWLSAVVMTVFMSGCSSWIYRINVPQGNFLEQSDVDKLRVQMTREQVLYVLGTPLAKDTFNNNIWHYQYVFNIDRDSEVRKSFSVYFENDKLVRVSGDFEEPEEFNTPLDS
- a CDS encoding type II toxin-antitoxin system RatA family toxin, which gives rise to MPQIEKSALVMYSTKEMFELVNDVDAYPAFLPHCSDAKVISNDDQGMTASLEISKAGLKKWFTTKNEFDGNRVKMCLVDGPFKSLNGYWEFTALDEQACKVSLKLEFEFASKLIEMAFGKLFNEVAKNMVSAFTQRAKIVYGAR